A section of the Carya illinoinensis cultivar Pawnee chromosome 12, C.illinoinensisPawnee_v1, whole genome shotgun sequence genome encodes:
- the LOC122288825 gene encoding E3 ubiquitin-protein ligase At4g11680-like: MNTRHFFPPYSLSNSGSGISFSSNPPAGEDRMAVGNRHRPSRALPSSSLVRMAMRISRARWFSFLRRVFHYQNGSRSDLGSNPFNSSTWMLMEFIALVVQISITTFTIAISKKEKPVWPMRIWIVGYNIGCVLSLLLLYGRYRHNLTHGDGFGLSDVEQQRGSEESRISHLMNKCRTSLELFFAIWFVMGNVWVFDSRFGSFNRAPKLHVLCISLLAWNAICYSFPFLLFLLLCCCVPLISSLVGYNMNMGSTDRGASDDQISQLPSWRYKEEDTKLEPCTNTHCSPNLANEDPECCICLAKYKDKEELRQLPCSHVFHLKCVDQWLQIISCCPLCKQELER, translated from the exons atGAATACCCGGCACTTCTTTCCACCGTACTCCTTGAGCAATTCAGGAAGTGGGATTTCCTTTTCATCAAATCCTCCAGCAGGAGAAGATCGTATGGCTGTGGGCAACCGACACAGGCCTAGTCGTGCTCTACCTTCTTCGTCCTTGGTAAGGATGGCGATGAGGATCTCCCGAGCAAGGTGGTTCTCCTTCTTAAGAAGAGTATTCCACTACCAGAATGGATCAAGATCTGATCTTGGCTCAAATCCTTTCAATTCAAGCACTTGGATGCTGATGGAGTTTATAGCTTTGGTGGTTCAAATAAGCATCACAACATTTACTATAGCCATTTCCAAGAAGGAGAAGCCTGTTTGGCCAATGAGAATATGGATTGTTGGTTATAATATTGGCTGTGTTCTTAGTCTGCTGCTGCTCTACGGCCGCTACCGGCATAATCTCACTCATGGAGATGGTTTCGGCCTTTCTGATGTGGAACAGCAGAGGGGCAGCGAAGAATCCAG GATCTCACATCTAATGAACAAATGTCGAACTTCACTAGAATTGTTCTTTGCAATATGGTTCGTGATGGGTAATGTTTGGGTATTCGACTCTAGATTTGGGTCCTTTAATCGAGCCCCAAAACTGCACGTGCTCTGCATCTCCCTGCTGGCTTGGAATGCAATCTGCTACTCATTTCCATTCCTGCTATTTTTGCTGCTATGCTGTTGCGTGCCGCTGATTAGCAGTCTCGTCGGATACAACATGAACATGGGGTCAACTGATAGAGGAGCATCCGACGATCAAATTTCCCAGCTTCCCAGTTGGAGGTACAAAGAAGAAGACACCAAGTTAGAGCCTTGCACTAATACTCACTGCAGTCCCAACCTTGCAAATGAAGATCCA GAATGCTGCATTTGCCTAGCCAAGTACAAGGACAAGGAAGAGTTGAGACAGTTGCCATGTTCCCATGTGTTCCACCTCAAGTGTGTAGATCAATGGCTCCAAATTATATCTTGCTGTCCTCTTTGTAAACAAGAACTAGAGAGGTAG